In one Candidatus Buchananbacteria bacterium genomic region, the following are encoded:
- a CDS encoding isoleucine--tRNA ligase translates to MESKFSQQEAEILKFWRDKKIFEQTLTKKAPKGDYVFYDGPPFATGTPHYGHIVASLMKDVVPRYWTMNGYRVERKWGWDCHGLPIENIVEKELGFKSKKEIEAYGIDKFNEACRSKVLEYASEWEKTIPRLGRWADMANPYKTMDLSYMESIWWVFKELWDKGLIYQDYKSMHVCPRCETTLSQQEVSEGYKDIKDLSVTAKFELADEPGTFVLAWTTTPWTLPGNVALALGPDIKYGKFKIKDNKDNQFNFNDKDYYITAITDKVPLEGSSVGEYEVTLTNKKVILVKDYQEIKAKDLVGRKYKPLFDDYLNQNLEHQENFYTIVADDFVTTQEGTGVVHIAPAFGEDDMRIGKEQHLPFVQHVRLDGHIKDEIKDLAGLNVKPIEDHQSTDVAVIKILAGKNLLFSKDKYEHSYPHCWRCDTPLINYATSSWFVNVTKVKSKALRLAAKINWSPQHIKAGRFGKWLEGARDWSISRQRFWASVMPIWVCDTCGEKKVYGSVTELAKDSGKKITDLHKHIIDQVTVPCQCGQTMKRVPDVLDTWFDSGSMPYAQMHYPFENKKKFEQNFPAEFIAEGVDQTRAWFYYLHVIGAAIKGKAAFKNVIVNGIVLAEDGKKMSKKLKNYPDPNEVIDKYGADALRYYLLTTPVMEAENLNFSEKEVKEALQKNIMLIGNVLSFYLMYKTTIGPDAPKTKNVLDRWILAKLNVLNQEITEKMNSYQIVKAARPITEFINELSTWYLRRSRERFKDGDELGVQTLGFVLREFAKVAAPFMPFVTEEIYRQIGGEKESVHLETWPKVNKKLIDEKLLTEMKLVGQIVERGLAARANAGIKIRQPLLSYTTSLADKLADDLVDIIKDELNIKELQFGKTDNLDITITDALKLEGLARELIRQINQLRKDSGLTVNDRVIIYQQGLDELFSALGADIVKATLAIEVKRESVDNMKETGGGFVGIKKIN, encoded by the coding sequence ATGGAGTCAAAATTTTCCCAACAAGAAGCCGAGATTTTAAAGTTTTGGCGGGATAAAAAAATTTTTGAGCAGACTTTAACGAAAAAGGCACCGAAAGGTGACTATGTTTTTTATGATGGCCCGCCATTTGCCACCGGTACGCCGCACTACGGCCATATTGTGGCGAGTCTGATGAAAGACGTGGTGCCGCGTTACTGGACGATGAACGGCTACCGCGTTGAACGAAAGTGGGGCTGGGATTGCCACGGCCTGCCGATTGAAAATATTGTTGAAAAAGAACTTGGGTTTAAATCGAAAAAAGAAATTGAAGCTTACGGCATTGATAAATTTAATGAAGCTTGTCGGAGCAAGGTTTTGGAATACGCATCAGAATGGGAAAAAACAATTCCGCGTCTGGGGCGCTGGGCGGATATGGCAAATCCATATAAGACAATGGACTTGTCGTATATGGAAAGTATTTGGTGGGTATTCAAGGAACTTTGGGATAAAGGCTTGATTTACCAGGATTACAAATCAATGCATGTGTGTCCGCGGTGTGAGACAACGCTTTCTCAACAGGAAGTTAGTGAAGGCTATAAAGATATTAAAGATTTGTCAGTGACGGCCAAGTTTGAATTAGCAGACGAGCCGGGAACGTTTGTGTTAGCGTGGACCACAACGCCCTGGACATTGCCGGGCAATGTCGCATTAGCCTTGGGGCCGGATATTAAGTATGGAAAATTTAAAATTAAAGATAATAAAGATAATCAGTTTAATTTTAATGACAAAGATTATTATATTACTGCAATTACTGATAAGGTTCCTTTAGAAGGATCCTCTGTTGGAGAATATGAGGTGACATTAACTAATAAAAAAGTAATCCTAGTTAAGGATTATCAAGAAATTAAAGCTAAAGATTTAGTAGGTAGAAAATATAAACCGTTATTTGATGATTATTTAAATCAAAATTTGGAACATCAGGAAAATTTTTATACCATTGTGGCTGATGATTTTGTGACTACCCAAGAGGGTACGGGCGTGGTGCATATCGCGCCGGCGTTTGGTGAAGACGATATGCGGATTGGCAAAGAACAACACTTGCCGTTTGTGCAGCATGTGCGTCTGGACGGACATATTAAAGATGAAATTAAAGACTTGGCCGGGTTAAACGTTAAGCCAATTGAGGACCATCAGTCAACTGATGTAGCAGTCATTAAAATTTTAGCCGGAAAAAATTTACTGTTTAGTAAAGACAAGTACGAACATAGCTATCCACATTGCTGGCGCTGTGATACGCCGTTAATCAACTATGCGACAAGTTCCTGGTTTGTGAATGTGACTAAAGTTAAAAGCAAGGCCTTGCGACTGGCGGCCAAAATTAACTGGTCGCCCCAACATATCAAAGCTGGCCGGTTTGGCAAGTGGCTGGAAGGCGCGCGCGATTGGTCAATTTCGCGCCAGCGGTTTTGGGCCTCGGTAATGCCAATTTGGGTTTGTGATACATGCGGCGAGAAAAAAGTGTATGGCAGTGTGACGGAATTAGCAAAAGATAGTGGTAAAAAAATTACTGATTTACATAAACATATTATTGATCAAGTGACAGTGCCTTGTCAGTGCGGCCAAACAATGAAACGAGTGCCGGATGTGTTGGACACCTGGTTTGACTCCGGTTCAATGCCATACGCCCAAATGCATTATCCGTTTGAGAATAAAAAGAAGTTTGAACAAAATTTTCCAGCGGAGTTTATTGCTGAAGGCGTTGATCAAACGCGAGCGTGGTTTTACTATTTGCACGTCATCGGCGCGGCCATCAAGGGCAAGGCGGCATTTAAGAACGTGATTGTCAATGGTATTGTGTTGGCCGAAGACGGCAAAAAGATGAGTAAGAAATTAAAAAATTATCCCGATCCTAATGAAGTGATTGATAAGTATGGCGCTGATGCGTTGCGCTACTATTTATTAACCACGCCGGTGATGGAAGCAGAAAATTTAAATTTTTCCGAAAAGGAAGTTAAGGAAGCGTTGCAAAAAAATATCATGCTGATTGGCAATGTGCTGAGTTTTTATTTGATGTATAAGACAACTATTGGTCCAGATGCGCCAAAAACCAAAAATGTCTTGGATCGTTGGATTTTAGCCAAACTCAACGTTTTAAACCAAGAGATTACGGAAAAAATGAATAGTTATCAGATTGTTAAGGCAGCGCGGCCGATTACGGAGTTTATTAATGAACTTTCAACGTGGTATCTGCGCCGCAGCCGTGAACGTTTTAAGGATGGCGACGAACTCGGGGTTCAGACCTTAGGGTTTGTCTTGCGGGAGTTTGCCAAAGTGGCGGCGCCGTTTATGCCATTCGTGACTGAAGAAATTTATCGTCAGATTGGCGGGGAAAAAGAGTCTGTTCACTTAGAAACTTGGCCAAAGGTTAACAAGAAATTGATTGATGAAAAATTATTGACGGAAATGAAACTGGTGGGCCAGATTGTCGAGCGCGGCTTGGCAGCTCGAGCAAACGCCGGCATTAAAATCCGCCAACCGCTATTGAGTTATACAACCTCCTTAGCCGATAAGCTTGCCGATGATTTAGTAGATATTATTAAAGATGAATTAAATATTAAAGAATTGCAATTCGGTAAAACTGATAACTTAGATATAACTATTACTGACGCCTTGAAGTTGGAAGGGTTGGCGCGAGAATTAATCAGGCAAATCAACCAGTTGCGCAAAGATTCCGGCTTGACGGTTAACGATCGAGTTATTATTTATCAGCAAGGGTTAGATGAATTGTTCTCGGCACTCGGTGCAGACATCGTTAAGGCAACTTTAGCAATAGAAGTCAAACGGGAGTCTGTTGACAACATGAAAGAAACCGGTGGTGGGTTCGTTGGAATTAAAAAAATTAATTAA
- the ruvA gene encoding Holliday junction branch migration protein RuvA produces the protein MIASLRGTVTYKSPELRKDSYFVVEAAGVGYKVYSPLSNLQRISEGAEVVVYTYLAVSENAMDLYGFLDPADKTFFTLLLEVPGIGPKSAIGILGKTTMSDVQQAIFSDDPSVLTKISGLGQKTAEKIIITLKDKVESLTSRHKDKRQTDSQAVDADVFDALVSFGYSAAEARKALTKIDPAITDTSQKIKEALKILGK, from the coding sequence ATGATTGCATCACTTCGAGGAACAGTAACTTATAAAAGTCCGGAGCTTCGTAAAGACTCCTATTTTGTCGTTGAAGCCGCGGGCGTTGGCTATAAAGTCTATTCGCCCCTAAGCAATTTGCAGCGAATTTCGGAAGGTGCGGAAGTGGTTGTGTACACCTATTTAGCAGTATCAGAGAATGCGATGGATTTGTATGGTTTCTTGGATCCGGCCGACAAAACATTTTTTACTTTATTGCTGGAAGTCCCGGGTATTGGTCCTAAATCCGCCATTGGCATTTTGGGAAAAACCACCATGAGTGATGTTCAACAGGCGATCTTCAGTGATGATCCTTCGGTATTAACTAAAATTTCTGGACTAGGACAAAAGACCGCTGAAAAAATTATTATTACGCTGAAAGATAAAGTTGAGAGTCTGACGAGCCGACATAAAGATAAAAGACAAACCGACTCTCAGGCAGTTGATGCCGATGTGTTTGATGCACTAGTCAGCTTCGGTTATTCTGCGGCTGAAGCTAGGAAAGCCTTAACCAAAATTGATCCGGCAATAACGGATACCTCACAAAAGATAAAAGAAGCGTTAAAAATTTTAGGCAAGTAA
- the murE gene encoding UDP-N-acetylmuramyl-tripeptide synthetase, which translates to MMTILKKIIPSPLIKIYHYWLALIANFFYRSPSDKLIVIGVTGTSGKSTVAYLISKILENAGYRVGCASTIQFKIDKKEWINKTKMTMIGRFALQSLIKQMVKANCQYAVIETTSQGIEQFRHLGINYDIVVFTNLYPEHIEAHGNFENYKNAKLKLFKKLKTETPKLIANQKVKKTIIANLDDEHSTDFIDQWAEEKFVFTLSSEKSSSEARVIRADDPQATGQGVGFKINGHPFGVKLFGRHNIYNLLAAITVGLTQGISLESMARNLAAISGIPGRVEFIDEGQPFKVIVDYAFEPQAVTALYEIVKMIEHHRVIHVLGSAGGGRDKSRRPKLGNLAGVNADVVIITNEDPYDENPQDIIDQVAVGALEAGKKLDKNLFKILDRREAIKKALKVAKADDLVLITGKGSEQAIVVEHNKKIAWDDRKVVREQLSALKPKAR; encoded by the coding sequence ATGATGACCATCCTAAAAAAAATTATTCCGTCACCGCTGATAAAAATTTATCATTATTGGTTAGCACTTATTGCTAACTTTTTTTATCGTAGTCCGTCTGATAAGTTGATTGTTATTGGCGTAACCGGAACTTCGGGCAAATCCACTGTGGCCTATCTAATCAGTAAAATTTTAGAAAACGCCGGCTACCGCGTTGGTTGCGCTTCTACGATTCAATTTAAAATTGATAAAAAAGAATGGATTAATAAAACTAAAATGACCATGATTGGTCGGTTTGCGCTACAAAGTTTAATTAAACAAATGGTTAAAGCTAATTGTCAGTATGCGGTGATTGAAACAACTTCACAGGGCATTGAACAGTTCCGCCACCTTGGTATTAATTATGATATTGTGGTGTTTACTAATTTATATCCTGAGCATATTGAGGCTCACGGCAATTTTGAAAATTATAAAAATGCCAAATTAAAGCTGTTCAAAAAGTTAAAAACGGAAACCCCGAAATTGATTGCTAATCAAAAAGTTAAAAAGACGATTATTGCTAACCTTGATGATGAACACAGCACGGATTTTATCGATCAATGGGCTGAAGAAAAATTCGTTTTTACACTATCTTCAGAAAAATCGAGTTCCGAAGCGAGGGTAATTCGGGCTGATGATCCACAGGCTACCGGTCAAGGCGTTGGGTTTAAAATTAACGGCCATCCGTTTGGTGTAAAACTTTTTGGTCGACACAATATTTACAATTTGTTGGCGGCGATTACCGTTGGCTTAACCCAAGGAATTAGTCTAGAAAGCATGGCGCGAAATTTGGCGGCAATTTCTGGCATACCCGGACGAGTGGAATTTATTGATGAAGGTCAACCCTTTAAAGTAATTGTTGATTACGCCTTTGAGCCACAAGCCGTCACTGCACTGTATGAGATTGTTAAAATGATTGAACATCACCGAGTGATTCACGTTTTAGGATCGGCTGGTGGCGGCCGCGATAAATCACGCCGGCCGAAGCTTGGTAATCTTGCCGGGGTTAATGCCGATGTGGTTATTATTACTAACGAAGACCCGTATGACGAAAACCCTCAGGATATTATTGATCAGGTTGCCGTAGGTGCTTTAGAAGCCGGCAAAAAACTTGATAAAAATTTGTTTAAAATCTTAGACCGCCGTGAAGCAATTAAAAAAGCCCTTAAGGTTGCTAAGGCAGACGATCTTGTTTTGATCACCGGTAAGGGTAGTGAGCAGGCGATTGTCGTTGAACATAATAAAAAAATTGCCTGGGATGATCGCAAAGTCGTCCGGGAACAGCTGTCGGCGCTTAAACCTAAGGCTCGCTAG
- a CDS encoding DNA-directed RNA polymerase subunit beta — MPDLIEVQKDSYKWFLEHGLQELFEEISPIRDFIGRDFELSIGKYYLDDPKFDEVTSKAKNLSYEAPLRVMAKLSNNKADKVIEQEVYLGDFPLMTDRGTFIINGIERAVVSQLIRSAGIFFTSEFFGERRYYGAKIIPNRGSWLEFETDINNVIWVKIDRKRKISVTALLRAFGHPTDEEILEIFKDVDTHPEVSYIQNSLAKDPSSNESEGLLEVYKRIRPGDLATTDNAKSLIYAMFFNFDRYDFGKVGRYKINQRFNQNLAITKENRVLRVEDIIQVVKEIIKLNISQKEADDIDHLGNRRVRAIGELVQNKFRVGLARMERIAKDRMSTLDISEITPNRLINARPVIGSVKEFFMSSQLSQFMDQTNPLAELEHKRRLSAMGPGGLSRERAGFDVRDVHPTHYGRICPIATPEGPNIGLVGHLATYAKVNEYGFIETPFRRVKHDVENKAAETEGEISRVDLVDPSSKQVIVKAGETISAKQAKDLEKISALATIPVKSRVTKEVKYLTAFQSENAITTAATTPIDENGYFLRERAEVRKYGEPEIEHVDNVDYMDVAPNQIVSVATSLIPFLEHDDAVRALMGSNMQRQAVPCIKPDAPIIGTGLEAKAGEDSGHVVLAQADGKIKEVQANKVVIAYDNGKEKEYRLNKFVRSNASTCIDQRPTVEKDQIVKKGDVLVDGPATDKGELALGQNILCAFMAWEGYNYEDAIVISERLVQQDRYTSIYIEDFQVEVRDTKLGPEVVTADIPNIGEEKLKDLDAEGVVRIGASVSSGDILVGKITPKGETELSAEEKLLRAIFGEKARDVRDSSLYLEHGEKGKVVDVKVFSRENGDKLSSGVIKMYQVSIANLRKIQVGDKMAGRHGNKGVVSIVLPVEDMPFLEDGTPVDIVLSPLGVVSRMNLGQILETHLGLAAKKLGYKVKTPVLNGVSEEQISAELVKAGYAPDGKMTVYDGRTGDKFEERVTVGQIYMLKLNHMVEDKIHQRSIGPYSLITQQPLGGKAQFGGQRFGEMEVWALEAYGAAHTLQEILTIKSDDVAGRSKAYESIIKGEPIKRLNIPESFNVLLRELNGLGLNIELVSTPGNKHRRVVIDDDPEPVQADEEPKAEAKEKKAKVKS; from the coding sequence ATGCCCGACTTGATCGAAGTCCAGAAGGATTCCTATAAGTGGTTTTTGGAACACGGACTTCAGGAATTGTTTGAAGAAATTTCTCCGATCCGAGATTTCATTGGTCGGGATTTTGAATTATCAATCGGTAAATACTATTTAGACGATCCTAAATTTGATGAAGTCACTAGTAAAGCCAAGAATTTGAGTTATGAAGCGCCTCTGCGCGTCATGGCTAAGCTTTCAAACAATAAAGCTGATAAAGTAATTGAACAAGAAGTATACCTCGGGGACTTTCCACTCATGACAGACCGAGGCACTTTTATTATTAATGGTATTGAGCGGGCAGTCGTGTCCCAGTTGATCAGATCGGCTGGTATTTTTTTCACTTCAGAATTTTTTGGTGAACGACGTTACTATGGCGCCAAAATTATTCCTAACCGCGGTTCGTGGTTGGAGTTTGAAACGGATATCAATAATGTTATTTGGGTTAAAATCGACCGCAAGAGAAAAATTTCTGTTACAGCACTGCTTCGAGCTTTCGGCCATCCGACCGATGAAGAAATTCTGGAAATTTTTAAAGATGTTGATACTCATCCGGAAGTTTCCTACATTCAAAACAGTTTAGCCAAAGACCCTTCAAGCAATGAAAGCGAAGGGTTGCTTGAGGTTTATAAAAGAATACGGCCCGGCGACCTGGCAACAACCGATAACGCGAAGTCTTTGATCTATGCGATGTTCTTCAACTTTGACCGCTATGACTTTGGCAAAGTTGGACGGTATAAAATTAATCAGCGTTTCAATCAGAATTTAGCTATCACTAAAGAAAACAGAGTTTTGCGTGTTGAAGATATCATTCAGGTTGTTAAAGAAATTATTAAATTAAATATTTCTCAAAAAGAGGCTGATGACATTGACCACTTGGGCAACCGACGCGTTCGAGCTATTGGTGAATTGGTACAGAATAAATTCCGAGTCGGTTTGGCCCGAATGGAGCGCATTGCCAAAGACCGCATGAGCACGCTGGACATTTCGGAAATTACCCCAAACCGTTTGATTAATGCGCGGCCAGTGATTGGCTCAGTGAAAGAATTTTTCATGTCATCCCAGTTGTCCCAGTTCATGGATCAAACTAACCCGTTGGCGGAACTTGAACACAAACGACGTTTGTCAGCTATGGGTCCGGGCGGATTGTCACGAGAACGAGCTGGTTTTGATGTTCGCGACGTACATCCGACTCACTACGGTCGAATTTGTCCGATTGCAACTCCAGAAGGACCAAACATCGGTTTGGTTGGACACTTGGCAACCTACGCCAAAGTCAACGAATACGGTTTTATTGAAACGCCATTCCGTCGCGTTAAGCATGATGTTGAAAATAAAGCTGCAGAAACTGAAGGTGAGATTAGTCGTGTAGACTTGGTTGACCCTTCTTCAAAACAAGTGATTGTTAAAGCTGGTGAAACCATTAGTGCCAAGCAGGCTAAAGATTTAGAAAAAATTTCGGCTTTAGCGACGATCCCGGTTAAATCCCGAGTGACTAAGGAAGTTAAATATTTGACTGCTTTTCAAAGTGAGAACGCCATTACCACGGCGGCAACTACTCCGATTGATGAAAACGGATACTTTTTGCGCGAACGAGCCGAGGTGCGAAAATATGGCGAACCGGAAATTGAACACGTTGATAATGTTGATTATATGGACGTCGCACCAAACCAGATTGTTAGCGTGGCGACATCATTAATTCCTTTCTTGGAACATGACGACGCGGTCAGGGCGTTGATGGGCTCAAACATGCAGCGCCAGGCAGTACCTTGCATTAAGCCTGATGCGCCGATTATCGGAACGGGGCTTGAAGCTAAAGCCGGCGAAGATTCAGGACATGTGGTACTGGCTCAGGCCGACGGTAAGATTAAAGAAGTTCAGGCAAACAAAGTTGTGATTGCCTATGACAACGGCAAAGAAAAAGAATATCGTTTGAATAAATTTGTCCGATCAAACGCGTCAACTTGTATTGATCAGCGACCAACGGTTGAAAAAGACCAGATCGTTAAGAAGGGTGATGTTTTAGTTGATGGTCCGGCGACTGACAAAGGAGAGTTGGCACTGGGGCAAAATATTTTATGTGCGTTCATGGCCTGGGAAGGCTATAACTATGAAGACGCGATTGTTATTTCGGAACGGCTAGTTCAGCAGGATCGCTATACTTCAATTTACATTGAAGACTTTCAGGTGGAAGTTCGTGACACCAAGCTTGGACCGGAAGTGGTTACGGCCGACATCCCAAATATCGGGGAAGAAAAATTAAAAGATTTAGACGCTGAGGGCGTGGTTCGGATTGGTGCTTCTGTTTCTTCGGGCGATATCTTGGTTGGTAAGATTACTCCAAAAGGTGAAACAGAATTATCCGCTGAGGAAAAATTGTTGCGGGCGATTTTCGGTGAAAAGGCCCGTGATGTTCGCGACTCTTCCTTGTATCTTGAACATGGTGAAAAAGGAAAAGTCGTTGATGTTAAAGTTTTCTCGCGTGAGAATGGCGATAAACTTTCTTCGGGTGTGATTAAGATGTATCAAGTCTCAATTGCTAACTTACGAAAAATTCAGGTCGGCGACAAAATGGCCGGTCGTCACGGTAACAAGGGTGTGGTCTCAATCGTATTGCCGGTTGAAGACATGCCGTTTTTGGAAGACGGTACACCGGTTGATATTGTGTTAAGTCCCTTGGGAGTTGTTTCTCGTATGAACCTAGGACAAATTTTGGAAACTCATTTGGGCTTAGCCGCCAAAAAACTTGGTTATAAGGTTAAAACCCCGGTTCTTAATGGTGTTAGCGAGGAACAGATTTCAGCTGAATTAGTGAAGGCCGGGTATGCTCCAGATGGTAAGATGACTGTTTACGATGGCCGCACTGGCGACAAATTTGAAGAGCGCGTGACTGTTGGACAAATTTACATGTTAAAACTCAACCACATGGTTGAAGACAAAATTCACCAGCGCAGTATTGGTCCATACTCATTGATTACACAGCAGCCGTTGGGCGGTAAGGCGCAGTTTGGCGGACAGCGATTTGGTGAAATGGAAGTCTGGGCTTTGGAAGCATATGGCGCCGCCCACACTTTGCAAGAGATTTTGACGATTAAATCCGATGACGTTGCCGGCCGATCAAAAGCATACGAATCAATTATCAAAGGTGAACCAATTAAACGGTTGAATATTCCTGAATCGTTTAATGTGCTGTTGCGAGAATTAAATGGTTTAGGATTAAATATTGAACTAGTCAGCACCCCGGGGAACAAACACCGTCGGGTGGTGATTGATGATGACCCCGAACCGGTTCAAGCCGACGAGGAACCAAAGGCCGAAGCTAAGGAAAAGAAAGCTAAAGTCAAAAGTTAA